In the genome of Hyphomonas sp. Mor2, one region contains:
- a CDS encoding DUF559 domain-containing protein — protein MTRHAITRARRLRRDANFPERKAWEALRQLRRRGIAVRRQVPIEGLTVDFAIRSKKLVIEIDGGIHELEQVQLSDALRDERLEAAGWRVLRVPADLAISPDHLLQIVCAELGLD, from the coding sequence CGCGCGACGCCTGCGCCGCGACGCGAATTTTCCCGAACGTAAAGCCTGGGAGGCCCTTCGACAATTGAGGAGACGTGGCATAGCTGTGCGGCGGCAAGTGCCGATTGAGGGATTGACCGTCGATTTCGCGATCCGATCAAAGAAGCTCGTCATCGAAATCGATGGTGGCATACACGAACTAGAACAGGTCCAACTCAGTGATGCGCTTCGGGATGAGCGGCTCGAAGCAGCGGGTTGGCGCGTGCTCCGCGTTCCAGCTGACCTAGCGATCAGCCCGGATCACTTACTTCAGATCGTATGTGCCGAGTTGGGCTTGGACTAA